The following coding sequences are from one Strix uralensis isolate ZFMK-TIS-50842 chromosome 6, bStrUra1, whole genome shotgun sequence window:
- the PCBP3 gene encoding poly(rC)-binding protein 3 isoform X4, whose amino-acid sequence MPFSGATGPSKESLWSSRLACREMESKVSEGGLNVTLTIRLLMHGKEVGSIIGKKGETVKKMREESGARINISEGNCPERIVTITGPTDAIFKAFAMIAYKFEEDITNSMSNSTATSKPPVTLRLVVPASQCGSLIGKGGSKIKEIRESTGAQVQVAGDMLPNSTERAVTISGTPDAIIQCVKQICVVMLESPPKGATIPYRPKPASTPVIFAGGQVRADPLAASTANLSLLLQHQPLPAYTIQGQYAIPHPDLTKLHQLAMQQTPFTPLGQTTPAFPGEKLPLHSSEEAQNLMGQSSGLDASPPASTHELTIPNDLIGCIIGRQGTKINEIRQMSGAQIKIANATEGSSERQITITGTPANISLAQYLINARLTSEVTGMGAL is encoded by the exons GAAATGGAGTCCAAGGTCTCTGAAGGTGGCCTGAACGTCACCCTCACCATCCGGCTCTTAATGCATGGCAAG gaagtTGGAAGCATCATTGGAAAG AAAGGAGAGACCGTGAAGAAGATGCGTGAGGAG AGCGGGGCAAGGATCAACATCTCAGAGGGAAACTGCCCTGAACGAATTGTGACCATCACTGGCCCCACCGATGCCATCTTCAAGGCTTTTGCCATGATCGCCTACAAATTTGAGGAG GACATAACCAACTCAATGAGCAACAGCACTGCTACCAGCAAACCTCCAGTGACACTGAGACTTGTTGTGCCGGCTAGTCAGTGTGGCTCACTGATCGGCAAAGGAGGCTCCAAGATCAAGGAAATCAGGGAG TCAACAGGTGCTCAGGTGCAAGTGGCGGGGGACATGCTGCCCAACTCCACGGAGCGGGCGGTGACAATCTCGGGGACACCCGACGCAATTATCCAGTGTGTCAAACAGATCTGTGTGGTGATGCTGGAG TCCCCACCAAAAGGTGCCACCATTCCCTACCGCCCAAAGCCCGCCTCCACCCCTGTCATTTTTGCAGGTGGTCAGGTAAGAGCCGACCCGCTTGCAGCCTCCACTGCCAACCTCAGCCTTTTACTGCAGCACCAGCCGCTGCCC gcCTATACAATTCAGGGACAATACGCTATTCCACACCCGGAT TTGACCAAGCTCCACCAGTTGGCTATGCAGCAAACCCCCTTTACTCCCCTTGGACAGACCACCCCCGCTTTCCCTG GAGAAAAGCTGCCCTTACATTCCTCCGAAGAAGCTCAAAATCTGATGGGCCAATCATCAG GTTTGGATGCCAGTCCCCCGGCCAGTACTCATGAACTCACCATTCCCAATGAT CTAATAGGCTGCATAATCGGACGCCAAGGGACCAAAATCAATGAAATTCGGCAGATGTCGGGAGCGCAGATCAAAATCGCCAACGCCACGGAAGGGTCATCAGAGCGCCAAATTACCATCACAGGAACCCCTGCAAACATCAGCCTCGCTCAGTACCTCATCAACGCCAG
- the PCBP3 gene encoding poly(rC)-binding protein 3 isoform X9, with the protein MPFSGATGPSKESLWSSRLACREMESKVSEGGLNVTLTIRLLMHGKEVGSIIGKKGETVKKMREESGARINISEGNCPERIVTITGPTDAIFKAFAMIAYKFEEDITNSMSNSTATSKPPVTLRLVVPASQCGSLIGKGGSKIKEIRESTGAQVQVAGDMLPNSTERAVTISGTPDAIIQCVKQICVVMLESPPKGATIPYRPKPASTPVIFAGGQVRADPLAASTANLSLLLQHQPLPAYTIQGQYAIPHPDLTKLHQLAMQQTPFTPLGQTTPAFPGLDASPPASTHELTIPNDLIGCIIGRQGTKINEIRQMSGAQIKIANATEGSSERQITITGTPANISLAQYLINARLTSEVTGMGAL; encoded by the exons GAAATGGAGTCCAAGGTCTCTGAAGGTGGCCTGAACGTCACCCTCACCATCCGGCTCTTAATGCATGGCAAG gaagtTGGAAGCATCATTGGAAAG AAAGGAGAGACCGTGAAGAAGATGCGTGAGGAG AGCGGGGCAAGGATCAACATCTCAGAGGGAAACTGCCCTGAACGAATTGTGACCATCACTGGCCCCACCGATGCCATCTTCAAGGCTTTTGCCATGATCGCCTACAAATTTGAGGAG GACATAACCAACTCAATGAGCAACAGCACTGCTACCAGCAAACCTCCAGTGACACTGAGACTTGTTGTGCCGGCTAGTCAGTGTGGCTCACTGATCGGCAAAGGAGGCTCCAAGATCAAGGAAATCAGGGAG TCAACAGGTGCTCAGGTGCAAGTGGCGGGGGACATGCTGCCCAACTCCACGGAGCGGGCGGTGACAATCTCGGGGACACCCGACGCAATTATCCAGTGTGTCAAACAGATCTGTGTGGTGATGCTGGAG TCCCCACCAAAAGGTGCCACCATTCCCTACCGCCCAAAGCCCGCCTCCACCCCTGTCATTTTTGCAGGTGGTCAGGTAAGAGCCGACCCGCTTGCAGCCTCCACTGCCAACCTCAGCCTTTTACTGCAGCACCAGCCGCTGCCC gcCTATACAATTCAGGGACAATACGCTATTCCACACCCGGAT TTGACCAAGCTCCACCAGTTGGCTATGCAGCAAACCCCCTTTACTCCCCTTGGACAGACCACCCCCGCTTTCCCTG GTTTGGATGCCAGTCCCCCGGCCAGTACTCATGAACTCACCATTCCCAATGAT CTAATAGGCTGCATAATCGGACGCCAAGGGACCAAAATCAATGAAATTCGGCAGATGTCGGGAGCGCAGATCAAAATCGCCAACGCCACGGAAGGGTCATCAGAGCGCCAAATTACCATCACAGGAACCCCTGCAAACATCAGCCTCGCTCAGTACCTCATCAACGCCAG
- the PCBP3 gene encoding poly(rC)-binding protein 3 isoform X16, which yields MPFSGATGPSKESLWSSRLACREMESKVSEGGLNVTLTIRLLMHGKEVGSIIGKKGETVKKMREESGARINISEGNCPERIVTITGPTDAIFKAFAMIAYKFEEDITNSMSNSTATSKPPVTLRLVVPASQCGSLIGKGGSKIKEIRESTGAQVQVAGDMLPNSTERAVTISGTPDAIIQCVKQICVVMLESPPKGATIPYRPKPASTPVIFAGGQAYTIQGQYAIPHPDLTKLHQLAMQQTPFTPLGQTTPAFPGLDASPPASTHELTIPNDLIGCIIGRQGTKINEIRQMSGAQIKIANATEGSSERQITITGTPANISLAQYLINARLTSEVTGMGAL from the exons GAAATGGAGTCCAAGGTCTCTGAAGGTGGCCTGAACGTCACCCTCACCATCCGGCTCTTAATGCATGGCAAG gaagtTGGAAGCATCATTGGAAAG AAAGGAGAGACCGTGAAGAAGATGCGTGAGGAG AGCGGGGCAAGGATCAACATCTCAGAGGGAAACTGCCCTGAACGAATTGTGACCATCACTGGCCCCACCGATGCCATCTTCAAGGCTTTTGCCATGATCGCCTACAAATTTGAGGAG GACATAACCAACTCAATGAGCAACAGCACTGCTACCAGCAAACCTCCAGTGACACTGAGACTTGTTGTGCCGGCTAGTCAGTGTGGCTCACTGATCGGCAAAGGAGGCTCCAAGATCAAGGAAATCAGGGAG TCAACAGGTGCTCAGGTGCAAGTGGCGGGGGACATGCTGCCCAACTCCACGGAGCGGGCGGTGACAATCTCGGGGACACCCGACGCAATTATCCAGTGTGTCAAACAGATCTGTGTGGTGATGCTGGAG TCCCCACCAAAAGGTGCCACCATTCCCTACCGCCCAAAGCCCGCCTCCACCCCTGTCATTTTTGCAGGTGGTCAG gcCTATACAATTCAGGGACAATACGCTATTCCACACCCGGAT TTGACCAAGCTCCACCAGTTGGCTATGCAGCAAACCCCCTTTACTCCCCTTGGACAGACCACCCCCGCTTTCCCTG GTTTGGATGCCAGTCCCCCGGCCAGTACTCATGAACTCACCATTCCCAATGAT CTAATAGGCTGCATAATCGGACGCCAAGGGACCAAAATCAATGAAATTCGGCAGATGTCGGGAGCGCAGATCAAAATCGCCAACGCCACGGAAGGGTCATCAGAGCGCCAAATTACCATCACAGGAACCCCTGCAAACATCAGCCTCGCTCAGTACCTCATCAACGCCAG
- the PCBP3 gene encoding poly(rC)-binding protein 3 isoform X12, with the protein MPFSGATGPSKESLWSSRLACREMESKVSEGGLNVTLTIRLLMHGKEVGSIIGKKGETVKKMREESGARINISEGNCPERIVTITGPTDAIFKAFAMIAYKFEEDITNSMSNSTATSKPPVTLRLVVPASQCGSLIGKGGSKIKEIRESTGAQVQVAGDMLPNSTERAVTISGTPDAIIQCVKQICVVMLESPPKGATIPYRPKPASTPVIFAGGQAYTIQGQYAIPHPDLTKLHQLAMQQTPFTPLGQTTPAFPGEKLPLHSSEEAQNLMGQSSGLDASPPASTHELTIPNDLIGCIIGRQGTKINEIRQMSGAQIKIANATEGSSERQITITGTPANISLAQYLINARLTSEVTGMGAL; encoded by the exons GAAATGGAGTCCAAGGTCTCTGAAGGTGGCCTGAACGTCACCCTCACCATCCGGCTCTTAATGCATGGCAAG gaagtTGGAAGCATCATTGGAAAG AAAGGAGAGACCGTGAAGAAGATGCGTGAGGAG AGCGGGGCAAGGATCAACATCTCAGAGGGAAACTGCCCTGAACGAATTGTGACCATCACTGGCCCCACCGATGCCATCTTCAAGGCTTTTGCCATGATCGCCTACAAATTTGAGGAG GACATAACCAACTCAATGAGCAACAGCACTGCTACCAGCAAACCTCCAGTGACACTGAGACTTGTTGTGCCGGCTAGTCAGTGTGGCTCACTGATCGGCAAAGGAGGCTCCAAGATCAAGGAAATCAGGGAG TCAACAGGTGCTCAGGTGCAAGTGGCGGGGGACATGCTGCCCAACTCCACGGAGCGGGCGGTGACAATCTCGGGGACACCCGACGCAATTATCCAGTGTGTCAAACAGATCTGTGTGGTGATGCTGGAG TCCCCACCAAAAGGTGCCACCATTCCCTACCGCCCAAAGCCCGCCTCCACCCCTGTCATTTTTGCAGGTGGTCAG gcCTATACAATTCAGGGACAATACGCTATTCCACACCCGGAT TTGACCAAGCTCCACCAGTTGGCTATGCAGCAAACCCCCTTTACTCCCCTTGGACAGACCACCCCCGCTTTCCCTG GAGAAAAGCTGCCCTTACATTCCTCCGAAGAAGCTCAAAATCTGATGGGCCAATCATCAG GTTTGGATGCCAGTCCCCCGGCCAGTACTCATGAACTCACCATTCCCAATGAT CTAATAGGCTGCATAATCGGACGCCAAGGGACCAAAATCAATGAAATTCGGCAGATGTCGGGAGCGCAGATCAAAATCGCCAACGCCACGGAAGGGTCATCAGAGCGCCAAATTACCATCACAGGAACCCCTGCAAACATCAGCCTCGCTCAGTACCTCATCAACGCCAG
- the PCBP3 gene encoding poly(rC)-binding protein 3 isoform X6, protein MPFSGATGPSKESLWSSRLACREMESKVSEGGLNVTLTIRLLMHGKEVGSIIGKKGETVKKMREESGARINISEGNCPERIVTITGPTDAIFKAFAMIAYKFEEDITNSMSNSTATSKPPVTLRLVVPASQCGSLIGKGGSKIKEIRESTGAQVQVAGDMLPNSTERAVTISGTPDAIIQCVKQICVVMLESPPKGATIPYRPKPASTPVIFAGGQVRADPLAASTANLSLLLQHQPLPAYTIQGQYAIPHPDLTKLHQLAMQQTPFTPLGQTTPAFPGLDASPPASTHELTIPNDLIGCIIGRQGTKINEIRQMSGAQIKIANATEGSSERQITITGTPANISLAQYLINASSPDPDPHGRNTFIA, encoded by the exons GAAATGGAGTCCAAGGTCTCTGAAGGTGGCCTGAACGTCACCCTCACCATCCGGCTCTTAATGCATGGCAAG gaagtTGGAAGCATCATTGGAAAG AAAGGAGAGACCGTGAAGAAGATGCGTGAGGAG AGCGGGGCAAGGATCAACATCTCAGAGGGAAACTGCCCTGAACGAATTGTGACCATCACTGGCCCCACCGATGCCATCTTCAAGGCTTTTGCCATGATCGCCTACAAATTTGAGGAG GACATAACCAACTCAATGAGCAACAGCACTGCTACCAGCAAACCTCCAGTGACACTGAGACTTGTTGTGCCGGCTAGTCAGTGTGGCTCACTGATCGGCAAAGGAGGCTCCAAGATCAAGGAAATCAGGGAG TCAACAGGTGCTCAGGTGCAAGTGGCGGGGGACATGCTGCCCAACTCCACGGAGCGGGCGGTGACAATCTCGGGGACACCCGACGCAATTATCCAGTGTGTCAAACAGATCTGTGTGGTGATGCTGGAG TCCCCACCAAAAGGTGCCACCATTCCCTACCGCCCAAAGCCCGCCTCCACCCCTGTCATTTTTGCAGGTGGTCAGGTAAGAGCCGACCCGCTTGCAGCCTCCACTGCCAACCTCAGCCTTTTACTGCAGCACCAGCCGCTGCCC gcCTATACAATTCAGGGACAATACGCTATTCCACACCCGGAT TTGACCAAGCTCCACCAGTTGGCTATGCAGCAAACCCCCTTTACTCCCCTTGGACAGACCACCCCCGCTTTCCCTG GTTTGGATGCCAGTCCCCCGGCCAGTACTCATGAACTCACCATTCCCAATGAT CTAATAGGCTGCATAATCGGACGCCAAGGGACCAAAATCAATGAAATTCGGCAGATGTCGGGAGCGCAGATCAAAATCGCCAACGCCACGGAAGGGTCATCAGAGCGCCAAATTACCATCACAGGAACCCCTGCAAACATCAGCCTCGCTCAGTACCTCATCAACGCCAG
- the PCBP3 gene encoding poly(rC)-binding protein 3 isoform X24 has translation MPFSGATGPSKESLWSSRLACREMESKVSEGGLNVTLTIRLLMHGKEVGSIIGKKGETVKKMREESGARINISEGNCPERIVTITGPTDAIFKAFAMIAYKFEEDITNSMSNSTATSKPPVTLRLVVPASQCGSLIGKGGSKIKEIRESTGAQVQVAGDMLPNSTERAVTISGTPDAIIQCVKQICVVMLESPPKGATIPYRPKPASTPVIFAGGQVRADPLAASTANLSLLLQHQPLPAYTIQGQYAIPHPDLTKLHQLAMQQTPFTPLGQTTPAFPGEKLPLHSSEEAQNLMGQSSGLDASPPASTHELTIPNDAA, from the exons GAAATGGAGTCCAAGGTCTCTGAAGGTGGCCTGAACGTCACCCTCACCATCCGGCTCTTAATGCATGGCAAG gaagtTGGAAGCATCATTGGAAAG AAAGGAGAGACCGTGAAGAAGATGCGTGAGGAG AGCGGGGCAAGGATCAACATCTCAGAGGGAAACTGCCCTGAACGAATTGTGACCATCACTGGCCCCACCGATGCCATCTTCAAGGCTTTTGCCATGATCGCCTACAAATTTGAGGAG GACATAACCAACTCAATGAGCAACAGCACTGCTACCAGCAAACCTCCAGTGACACTGAGACTTGTTGTGCCGGCTAGTCAGTGTGGCTCACTGATCGGCAAAGGAGGCTCCAAGATCAAGGAAATCAGGGAG TCAACAGGTGCTCAGGTGCAAGTGGCGGGGGACATGCTGCCCAACTCCACGGAGCGGGCGGTGACAATCTCGGGGACACCCGACGCAATTATCCAGTGTGTCAAACAGATCTGTGTGGTGATGCTGGAG TCCCCACCAAAAGGTGCCACCATTCCCTACCGCCCAAAGCCCGCCTCCACCCCTGTCATTTTTGCAGGTGGTCAGGTAAGAGCCGACCCGCTTGCAGCCTCCACTGCCAACCTCAGCCTTTTACTGCAGCACCAGCCGCTGCCC gcCTATACAATTCAGGGACAATACGCTATTCCACACCCGGAT TTGACCAAGCTCCACCAGTTGGCTATGCAGCAAACCCCCTTTACTCCCCTTGGACAGACCACCCCCGCTTTCCCTG GAGAAAAGCTGCCCTTACATTCCTCCGAAGAAGCTCAAAATCTGATGGGCCAATCATCAG GTTTGGATGCCAGTCCCCCGGCCAGTACTCATGAACTCACCATTCCCAATGAT GCTGCATAA
- the PCBP3 gene encoding poly(rC)-binding protein 3 isoform X23, producing MPFSGATGPSKESLWSSRLACREMESKVSEGGLNVTLTIRLLMHGKEVGSIIGKKGETVKKMREESGARINISEGNCPERIVTITGPTDAIFKAFAMIAYKFEEDITNSMSNSTATSKPPVTLRLVVPASQCGSLIGKGGSKIKEIRESTGAQVQVAGDMLPNSTERAVTISGTPDAIIQCVKQICVVMLESPPKGATIPYRPKPASTPVIFAGGQVRADPLAASTANLSLLLQHQPLPAYTIQGQYAIPHPDQLTKLHQLAMQQTPFTPLGQTTPAFPGEKLPLHSSEEAQNLMGQSSGLDASPPASTHELTIPNDAA from the exons GAAATGGAGTCCAAGGTCTCTGAAGGTGGCCTGAACGTCACCCTCACCATCCGGCTCTTAATGCATGGCAAG gaagtTGGAAGCATCATTGGAAAG AAAGGAGAGACCGTGAAGAAGATGCGTGAGGAG AGCGGGGCAAGGATCAACATCTCAGAGGGAAACTGCCCTGAACGAATTGTGACCATCACTGGCCCCACCGATGCCATCTTCAAGGCTTTTGCCATGATCGCCTACAAATTTGAGGAG GACATAACCAACTCAATGAGCAACAGCACTGCTACCAGCAAACCTCCAGTGACACTGAGACTTGTTGTGCCGGCTAGTCAGTGTGGCTCACTGATCGGCAAAGGAGGCTCCAAGATCAAGGAAATCAGGGAG TCAACAGGTGCTCAGGTGCAAGTGGCGGGGGACATGCTGCCCAACTCCACGGAGCGGGCGGTGACAATCTCGGGGACACCCGACGCAATTATCCAGTGTGTCAAACAGATCTGTGTGGTGATGCTGGAG TCCCCACCAAAAGGTGCCACCATTCCCTACCGCCCAAAGCCCGCCTCCACCCCTGTCATTTTTGCAGGTGGTCAGGTAAGAGCCGACCCGCTTGCAGCCTCCACTGCCAACCTCAGCCTTTTACTGCAGCACCAGCCGCTGCCC gcCTATACAATTCAGGGACAATACGCTATTCCACACCCGGAT CAGTTGACCAAGCTCCACCAGTTGGCTATGCAGCAAACCCCCTTTACTCCCCTTGGACAGACCACCCCCGCTTTCCCTG GAGAAAAGCTGCCCTTACATTCCTCCGAAGAAGCTCAAAATCTGATGGGCCAATCATCAG GTTTGGATGCCAGTCCCCCGGCCAGTACTCATGAACTCACCATTCCCAATGAT GCTGCATAA
- the PCBP3 gene encoding poly(rC)-binding protein 3 isoform X20, with the protein MPFSGATGPSKESLWSSRLACREMESKVSEGGLNVTLTIRLLMHGKEVGSIIGKKGETVKKMREESGARINISEGNCPERIVTITGPTDAIFKAFAMIAYKFEEDITNSMSNSTATSKPPVTLRLVVPASQCGSLIGKGGSKIKEIRESTGAQVQVAGDMLPNSTERAVTISGTPDAIIQCVKQICVVMLESPPKGATIPYRPKPASTPVIFAGGQVRADPLAASTANLSLLLQHQPLPAYTIQGQYAIPHPDQLTKLHQLAMQQTPFTPLGQTTPAFPGEKLPLHSSEEAQNLMGQSSGLDASPPASTHELTIPNDLSRP; encoded by the exons GAAATGGAGTCCAAGGTCTCTGAAGGTGGCCTGAACGTCACCCTCACCATCCGGCTCTTAATGCATGGCAAG gaagtTGGAAGCATCATTGGAAAG AAAGGAGAGACCGTGAAGAAGATGCGTGAGGAG AGCGGGGCAAGGATCAACATCTCAGAGGGAAACTGCCCTGAACGAATTGTGACCATCACTGGCCCCACCGATGCCATCTTCAAGGCTTTTGCCATGATCGCCTACAAATTTGAGGAG GACATAACCAACTCAATGAGCAACAGCACTGCTACCAGCAAACCTCCAGTGACACTGAGACTTGTTGTGCCGGCTAGTCAGTGTGGCTCACTGATCGGCAAAGGAGGCTCCAAGATCAAGGAAATCAGGGAG TCAACAGGTGCTCAGGTGCAAGTGGCGGGGGACATGCTGCCCAACTCCACGGAGCGGGCGGTGACAATCTCGGGGACACCCGACGCAATTATCCAGTGTGTCAAACAGATCTGTGTGGTGATGCTGGAG TCCCCACCAAAAGGTGCCACCATTCCCTACCGCCCAAAGCCCGCCTCCACCCCTGTCATTTTTGCAGGTGGTCAGGTAAGAGCCGACCCGCTTGCAGCCTCCACTGCCAACCTCAGCCTTTTACTGCAGCACCAGCCGCTGCCC gcCTATACAATTCAGGGACAATACGCTATTCCACACCCGGAT CAGTTGACCAAGCTCCACCAGTTGGCTATGCAGCAAACCCCCTTTACTCCCCTTGGACAGACCACCCCCGCTTTCCCTG GAGAAAAGCTGCCCTTACATTCCTCCGAAGAAGCTCAAAATCTGATGGGCCAATCATCAG GTTTGGATGCCAGTCCCCCGGCCAGTACTCATGAACTCACCATTCCCAATGAT
- the PCBP3 gene encoding poly(rC)-binding protein 3 isoform X21 yields the protein MPFSGATGPSKESLWSSRLACREMESKVSEGGLNVTLTIRLLMHGKEVGSIIGKKGETVKKMREESGARINISEGNCPERIVTITGPTDAIFKAFAMIAYKFEEDITNSMSNSTATSKPPVTLRLVVPASQCGSLIGKGGSKIKEIRESTGAQVQVAGDMLPNSTERAVTISGTPDAIIQCVKQICVVMLESPPKGATIPYRPKPASTPVIFAGGQVRADPLAASTANLSLLLQHQPLPAYTIQGQYAIPHPDLTKLHQLAMQQTPFTPLGQTTPAFPGEKLPLHSSEEAQNLMGQSSGLDASPPASTHELTIPNDLSRP from the exons GAAATGGAGTCCAAGGTCTCTGAAGGTGGCCTGAACGTCACCCTCACCATCCGGCTCTTAATGCATGGCAAG gaagtTGGAAGCATCATTGGAAAG AAAGGAGAGACCGTGAAGAAGATGCGTGAGGAG AGCGGGGCAAGGATCAACATCTCAGAGGGAAACTGCCCTGAACGAATTGTGACCATCACTGGCCCCACCGATGCCATCTTCAAGGCTTTTGCCATGATCGCCTACAAATTTGAGGAG GACATAACCAACTCAATGAGCAACAGCACTGCTACCAGCAAACCTCCAGTGACACTGAGACTTGTTGTGCCGGCTAGTCAGTGTGGCTCACTGATCGGCAAAGGAGGCTCCAAGATCAAGGAAATCAGGGAG TCAACAGGTGCTCAGGTGCAAGTGGCGGGGGACATGCTGCCCAACTCCACGGAGCGGGCGGTGACAATCTCGGGGACACCCGACGCAATTATCCAGTGTGTCAAACAGATCTGTGTGGTGATGCTGGAG TCCCCACCAAAAGGTGCCACCATTCCCTACCGCCCAAAGCCCGCCTCCACCCCTGTCATTTTTGCAGGTGGTCAGGTAAGAGCCGACCCGCTTGCAGCCTCCACTGCCAACCTCAGCCTTTTACTGCAGCACCAGCCGCTGCCC gcCTATACAATTCAGGGACAATACGCTATTCCACACCCGGAT TTGACCAAGCTCCACCAGTTGGCTATGCAGCAAACCCCCTTTACTCCCCTTGGACAGACCACCCCCGCTTTCCCTG GAGAAAAGCTGCCCTTACATTCCTCCGAAGAAGCTCAAAATCTGATGGGCCAATCATCAG GTTTGGATGCCAGTCCCCCGGCCAGTACTCATGAACTCACCATTCCCAATGAT
- the PCBP3 gene encoding poly(rC)-binding protein 3 isoform X25: MPFSGATGPSKESLWSSRLACREMESKVSEGGLNVTLTIRLLMHGKEVGSIIGKKGETVKKMREESGARINISEGNCPERIVTITGPTDAIFKAFAMIAYKFEEDITNSMSNSTATSKPPVTLRLVVPASQCGSLIGKGGSKIKEIRESTGAQVQVAGDMLPNSTERAVTISGTPDAIIQCVKQICVVMLESPPKGATIPYRPKPASTPVIFAGGQVRADPLAASTANLSLLLQHQPLPAYTIQGQYAIPHPDLTKLHQLAMQQTPFTPLGQTTPAFPGLDASPPASTHELTIPNDADV, encoded by the exons GAAATGGAGTCCAAGGTCTCTGAAGGTGGCCTGAACGTCACCCTCACCATCCGGCTCTTAATGCATGGCAAG gaagtTGGAAGCATCATTGGAAAG AAAGGAGAGACCGTGAAGAAGATGCGTGAGGAG AGCGGGGCAAGGATCAACATCTCAGAGGGAAACTGCCCTGAACGAATTGTGACCATCACTGGCCCCACCGATGCCATCTTCAAGGCTTTTGCCATGATCGCCTACAAATTTGAGGAG GACATAACCAACTCAATGAGCAACAGCACTGCTACCAGCAAACCTCCAGTGACACTGAGACTTGTTGTGCCGGCTAGTCAGTGTGGCTCACTGATCGGCAAAGGAGGCTCCAAGATCAAGGAAATCAGGGAG TCAACAGGTGCTCAGGTGCAAGTGGCGGGGGACATGCTGCCCAACTCCACGGAGCGGGCGGTGACAATCTCGGGGACACCCGACGCAATTATCCAGTGTGTCAAACAGATCTGTGTGGTGATGCTGGAG TCCCCACCAAAAGGTGCCACCATTCCCTACCGCCCAAAGCCCGCCTCCACCCCTGTCATTTTTGCAGGTGGTCAGGTAAGAGCCGACCCGCTTGCAGCCTCCACTGCCAACCTCAGCCTTTTACTGCAGCACCAGCCGCTGCCC gcCTATACAATTCAGGGACAATACGCTATTCCACACCCGGAT TTGACCAAGCTCCACCAGTTGGCTATGCAGCAAACCCCCTTTACTCCCCTTGGACAGACCACCCCCGCTTTCCCTG GTTTGGATGCCAGTCCCCCGGCCAGTACTCATGAACTCACCATTCCCAATGAT
- the PCBP3 gene encoding poly(rC)-binding protein 3 isoform X22 encodes MPFSGATGPSKESLWSSRLACREMESKVSEGGLNVTLTIRLLMHGKEVGSIIGKKGETVKKMREESGARINISEGNCPERIVTITGPTDAIFKAFAMIAYKFEEDITNSMSNSTATSKPPVTLRLVVPASQCGSLIGKGGSKIKEIRESTGAQVQVAGDMLPNSTERAVTISGTPDAIIQCVKQICVVMLESPPKGATIPYRPKPASTPVIFAGGQVRADPLAASTANLSLLLQHQPLPAYTIQGQYAIPHPDQLTKLHQLAMQQTPFTPLGQTTPAFPGEKLPLHSSEEAQNLMGQSSGLDASPPASTHELTIPNDADV; translated from the exons GAAATGGAGTCCAAGGTCTCTGAAGGTGGCCTGAACGTCACCCTCACCATCCGGCTCTTAATGCATGGCAAG gaagtTGGAAGCATCATTGGAAAG AAAGGAGAGACCGTGAAGAAGATGCGTGAGGAG AGCGGGGCAAGGATCAACATCTCAGAGGGAAACTGCCCTGAACGAATTGTGACCATCACTGGCCCCACCGATGCCATCTTCAAGGCTTTTGCCATGATCGCCTACAAATTTGAGGAG GACATAACCAACTCAATGAGCAACAGCACTGCTACCAGCAAACCTCCAGTGACACTGAGACTTGTTGTGCCGGCTAGTCAGTGTGGCTCACTGATCGGCAAAGGAGGCTCCAAGATCAAGGAAATCAGGGAG TCAACAGGTGCTCAGGTGCAAGTGGCGGGGGACATGCTGCCCAACTCCACGGAGCGGGCGGTGACAATCTCGGGGACACCCGACGCAATTATCCAGTGTGTCAAACAGATCTGTGTGGTGATGCTGGAG TCCCCACCAAAAGGTGCCACCATTCCCTACCGCCCAAAGCCCGCCTCCACCCCTGTCATTTTTGCAGGTGGTCAGGTAAGAGCCGACCCGCTTGCAGCCTCCACTGCCAACCTCAGCCTTTTACTGCAGCACCAGCCGCTGCCC gcCTATACAATTCAGGGACAATACGCTATTCCACACCCGGAT CAGTTGACCAAGCTCCACCAGTTGGCTATGCAGCAAACCCCCTTTACTCCCCTTGGACAGACCACCCCCGCTTTCCCTG GAGAAAAGCTGCCCTTACATTCCTCCGAAGAAGCTCAAAATCTGATGGGCCAATCATCAG GTTTGGATGCCAGTCCCCCGGCCAGTACTCATGAACTCACCATTCCCAATGAT